The genomic DNA attaaagaaaaaaactaatacaaaGAGTCTTAAATCAAACAAAGGTAAGAAATTGTTAAAACTGAGAGGATACAGGAGTGGTCTGAGCCAAGTTGTTACAGGGACTGGTTGAGAATAGTAATAGATACaagcaaccaaaatcaaagcTGCAGAGATAAATAAGAGGATATCAAAcaaatgaacatatataaccaaaattttccTATTTGACAAATCATAGTAtattcaagattcaagattaGGGTTCTTGATATGTAACcattccataaaaaaaaaaaaattaagtgtgATCATATAATTCTTAAACCTTGTATCAAAAGAAAAGCCATTTCGCCGAAAGCGGAAAAGGGAAGGCTTTTATGCAAACAATAAGCAAGTGAAATTGTATAGCCAACGACCTCAAGCTCAAATGCCACAACACTTAAGCCTCGTACACTCTTATGTTGCACGATTTTCATTATCTAAGAAACCAAATAAGAAGCACAAAGGAACACAAAAAAGAGTCACAATGtttggaaattagggtttagaaattgaaaaaaacgaAGTTAAATTGTGAATAATATACCTGAGGGAGCTTGACGGTGATGGAAGCAGCGACGAGGCAGTAACCGAGAAGCTTTGAaattagaggaagaagacaatcTTTCTCCGGGAACTCACCGTTACGGAGAGATCCGATCGCGCAGCTCATGTCGATTCCGAGATAAtccatt from Camelina sativa cultivar DH55 chromosome 2, Cs, whole genome shotgun sequence includes the following:
- the LOC104722266 gene encoding mannose-P-dolichol utilization defect 1 protein homolog 2 encodes the protein MDYLGIDMSCAIGSLRNGEFPEKDCLLPLISKLLGYCLVAASITVKLPQIMKIVQHKSVRGLSVVAFELEVVGYTISLAYCLHKSLPFSAFGEMAFLLIQALILVACIYYYSQPVPVTTWLRPLLYCAVAPTVIAGQINPTLFEALYASQHAIFLFARLPQIWKNFKNKSTGELSFLTFFMNFAGSIVRVFTSLQEKAPLSILTGFALGVITNGSILTQILLYSKPAPAKEKKGN